The stretch of DNA AACTTCTCGTTGTTTTTCAGGCAAATCGGCAATTGCTTTTTCTAATTTTACCATAAACTCTCGTTCTTCAAACAAAAACTCGGGGGTTTCATTTGTACGATCTGATGCCAAATGTACTTGATGTTGTAATACTACTTTTTTATGTGCCACTTCATTTAAAAAAATATTTTTTGCTACTGTGTATAAATACGATTTTGCTTTCTCAAAAATAACTTTTGCACAATTACGCCAAAGTTTTACAAACGATTCCTGAACAATATCTTCTGCCTGTTCTATATCTCCACATTTATAATATATAAAGTTTCGTAAAGTTTCAGAATGTTCATTAAAAATCGATTCGTATGCTTTTTCTTCACAAACAGATCTGGGCTTCTTATTCATCAATATTTACATTTTTTTAATTCAAAACTAAAGATAATTTGATGATAAAAAAGGAAAATTACTTTTTTAATTATTCTACTCTTAATAAATGTAAAGCTTAAAAATAGAACGACCACAGGTATGAAATTTAAGAATGGTTTATTAATTGTTTACCGCTTTATTTTAGATAACATATTTACAAAGTATGCCATGAGAAATTGTGTTCTCCAAACTTTAAAAGTCAAAACACACTATAAATCAGTACATTAATAAGCGTTTTAGAGATTTCATTTAAATAAAAAGTAGGGTAAAAACCTAGCTTCCTGTTTTAAGAACAATAAAAATAATTATTTAAATAAAAAATTTAAAACATGAAAAATTTATTGAAATTAGTACCCGTGCTCTTCTTATCTGCTTCTATATTGGTTGCATGTAATAAAGATGATGACCCAATTATTAAGTCAGAAAAATTAACCTCAGTTAGCTATAAACCAAATAGTATGACAGGGAAAGTTAATGTTGCTTTTAAAAGTTCGGAAATTAAATTAAACCCTACTACGGCAAAAGCAACTTTCACCATTAAAAAAATAACGAAAGATGGTGCTAATTTTACGAATCCTTCAAAAGGATTTAAAATTGATTCTAAAGGAAAAGTCCATTCCGAAACGGGTCATAAATTATTAAAAGGCACTTATGTTGTAACTGTTTCTGCAAAGGATAAATCAGATAATAAAATAATCAAAACGGCTACAGTAAAAATTACTATTAGCTAGTAGTTAACTATGAACTCATCTTGACTTTTTGTTTTTAACCGAAAATGAGATAAAATTTGTTCAGATAAGGCACTTTTTGCAAGTTATAGCAGGGCTACAAATAAAAAAAGTAACAAAATATGAGCAAATTTGAGCCATTTTTTAGGAAATAGAAAAAGTCAAGATGAGTTCTATAATTAAAAAAATAACGAAAGATGGAAGTCTTTTTTAAATTAACCTCTGTAGTAAAAACAACTCACTCCATAAAAAAAAATAGCAAAAAATGATGCTGATAGTACAAATTTTTCAAATGGGGATTTAGAATTGATTTCGTGGGAAATGTTTTTACAAATGCGACTCATAAATTACTAACAGTCAATCACCTGACAACTGTTTAGGTAAAAGACAAATGGATAATAAAATAAAATTATTATTCGCAACTAACGTTATTTATAATATCATTTGAAACTGTCTTTTTAGACAGTTTCTCTTGTTTATACAGGTTTGTAAATAATGGTAGCTAAATAACGATCGATCAGATCATAGTACATTATAAATTCTATAAAGACTTTGGCTACTTTAAATAAATGTTAATTTCAACAAAACAACTATTTAGCAAAATAGCCCAACGAATTAACATAACTTATAGAAATTATCTGTTATCTGTTTTTGTTCTCTATTTCTTAAAATTCTAAAGTCTGTTCTTTAATTTACTAAATATTCTGCTTTTTCTCTTTTATAAATTACACTCTCTTAGGTCGAGCTCAAGTTAATATTGTCGTTTTTATACAAGATATTACCTTTTCTCATTTGCTAGTTTTGTCCAATAACAATTAAAAACATCGAAGTCTTTACGATTCTCAATCGTTTACATAGTAATTGAACCTGATAAAATAATAACATGAAACAAAACCTTCTCTTAATTCCCTTTATCTACTTTTTAACCTCCTTTTAAATATTATGAAAAAAAATCTATTCCTAATCTTTCTTATTCCCTTTTTTAGTATTAGTCAAACAAAAATCGGTAACGATATTGATGGTAAAGCAGGTGGTGATGAATCAGGCTATAGTATATCACTTTCTTCTGATGGTTCTATAATAGCCATTGGTTCTCCAAAAAACAATAATAGCGATGGTAATTATAATTCAGGTCTTGTACAGATTTACAAAAATGTATCTGGGACTTGGACACAGATAGGTCGTGACATTGAAGGTGAAACGAACAATGATGAATCTGGCTATAGCGTATCACTTTCTGCTGATGGTTCTGTTGTAGCTATTGGAGCTCCTAACCATAGGGGTGCCAATGGTTCTGACTCTGGTCATGTAAGCATTTATAAATATACATCTCCTGATCTCTGGGTACTAATGGGTAACAATATCGATGGTGAAATGGCTTACGATCAATCTGGTTATAGTGTATCACTTTCTTCCGACGATGGTTCTATTGTAGCTATTGGAGCCCCTAATCACAGGGGAGCTAATGGTTCTAATTCTGGTCATGTACGTGTTTATAAGTATGAATCATCATCAGACGCTTGGACACAAATAGGTAATAATATTGACGGTGAAGCATATGGCGATAAATCAGGATCCTGTGTCTCGCTTTCTGCTAATGGTTCTATTGTAGCTATTGGGGCTCCTAATCATAGGGGGGTCAATGGTCCTGATTCTGGTCATGTAATTGTTTATCAAAGTACACCATCTGGTTGGAAAAAGATGGGTAATGCTATTGATGGCAAAGCATATGGCGATAAATCAGGTTTTAGTATCTCGCTTTCTGCTGATGGTTCTGTTGTAGCTATTGGAGCTCCTAATCATAGGGGGATCAATGGTTCTAATTCTGGTCATGTTCGCATTTATAAGTATATATCGAATGATTGGACACAGATAGGCCTTGATATTGGTGGTGAAGCACATAGTGATGAATCAGGTTCCAGTGTCTCACTTTCTAATGATGGCTCTGTTGTAGCTATTGGAGCTATTTATAATAATGGCGACAATGGTCTTACGTCTAGGTCTGGACATGTGCGCATTTATAGGAATATATCGGGTAATTGGAAACTGCAAGGCAATGATATTGATGGTGAAGCATATAATGATAAATCAGGTTCCAGTGTCTCACTTTCTAACGATGGTTCTGTGGTAGCTATCGGAGCTATTGGTAATAGAGGAGATAGTAGTCTTTCTAATTCCGGCCATACACGTGTTTACGATTTAAGCACCCTATTATCATCAGACACTTTCGTCTTATCCCAATTTCGTCTGTTTCCAAATCCGTCTAAAGGTCAAACAACTATTAAATTAAATAAAGGACTGACCTTAGAGAAAATTTCTATCTATAATAACTTTGATCAGTTTATACAATCTACTCAAAAAGAAGTTATTGATACTTCTAGCTTATCCACAGGAGTTTATTACGTTCAAGTTGTAACTAATAAAGGTAAAGCAACAAAGAAGCTAGTGATTAAATAAAATACACAAAAGAACATTTAAAAAGGGTTTCTGCGTACATAGAAACCCTTTTCTTTTTTATAGCTTAACATTAAAAAAATACGATTAAATATTTTAAGTGTAACTTTGCACAAAACTTAATTGAAAAAAGATCCCTTTATGTTTTATAAAGGACTCCATTTAAAAAATGTCATTCTCGCAAAAGCGGGAAGTTCTTCGCTACTTATTAAGTTTAAAATAACTATATTCCTAAATACCTTTAGGAAACTACTATGAATTAAATTATAAATGACAAGAAAGAAAAAAAGGAAATCGAAAAAAGGAATTTCCAATTTAACAAATACCATTCTAAGTATTTTAAAAAAAGATAGAAACCAATCATTCAACTACAAACAAATTGCTGCAAAACTTGGTGTCAATGATGCCAGTAGCAGAAATCAAATTATAAAAACCTTAGCAAAACTTGCTGCTAAACAAGAAATTATACAAGTAGATCGCGGAAAATTTAAAGCCGTTATTAATACTGAGTATCATACAGGTATTTTAGATTTGTCTGCCAAAGGATCAGGTTATATTATCTGTGACGAATTTGATGACGATGTTTTTATAGCATCCAATAATATTAATAAAGCATTAAATGGCGATGAAGTAGAATTTTATGTATATAAACGTAGAAAAAGAGGAAAACTAGAAGGCGAAATAACGAACATTATAAAACGTGATAAAAGTGACTATGTTGGTATTATTCAAATACATAGCAATTACGCTTTTGTAATTGCAGATAGTGCAAAAATGTATAAAGATATTTTTGTACCCATTAATAAAACCTTTAAAGCCGAAGATGGTGATAAAGTATTGGTAAAACTTGAAGATTGGCCTGAAAATGCCGACTCTCCTTATGGGAAAGTAATTCAGGTACTTGGTAAGCCCGGGGATCATAATACAGAAATTCATTCCATTCTGGCAGAATACGGTTTACCACATGAATTTCCACACGAAGTAGAAGCTTTTGCCAATACATTAGATACTTCCATTACTACTGAAGAAATTTCTAAACGTAGGGATATGCGTAAAGATTTAACCTTTACAATAGACCCTAAAGATGCCAAAGATTTTGACGATGCGCTATCTTTCGAAGTCTTAGACAATGGATTATACGAGATAGGCATTCATATTGCTGATGTATCTCATTATTTACAAGAAGGTACCGTTTTAGATGATGAAGCTTACGAGCGTGCCACATCTATTTACTTAGTAGATAGAGTTGTGCCTATGCTTCCTGAAGTATTATCAAATAAAGCATGTTCATTACGTCCGCATGAAGAAAAATACACTTTTTCTGCTGTATTTCAAATGAATGATAAATGCGAGATTAAAAACGAATGGTTTGGCCGTACAGTGACCTATAGTGATGCTCGGTATGCTTATGAAGAAGCACAGGCCATCATTGAATCGAAAACCAATGAAATCCCTAAAGAGGTATCACTTACAGGAAAGGCCTATAAAACAGATCAGAAATTAGCAGATGCTATTTTAAAAATGGATGAACTCGCTAAAATTATGCGTCAAAAACGTATGGGGTCCGGTGCTATTTCTTTTGATAAAGTAGAAGTGAAATTCAATTTAGATCAAGAAAATAATCCAGTAGGCGTATTTTTTAAAACCAGTCAAGATGCTAATAAACTTATTGAAGAGTTTATGCTATTAGCAAACCGAAAAGTATCAGAATTTATTGGTAAAAAAGATCCTAAAAAAACCTTTGTGTATCGTGTACACGATGAGCCGGATGATAGTAAATTAGCCAATTTACAAGGTATTGTATCAAAATTCGGTTACAAGCTTAATTTTAAAGACAGAAAAACAACATCGGCATCACTTAACAATTTACTCAAAGAAGTTAATGGTAAAAAGGAACAAAACCTTGTGGATACCTTAGCGATTAGAAGTATGAGTAAAGCCGAATATACGACGCACAATATTGGTCATTACGGCTTGGCATTTGATTATTATAGTCATTTTACATCGCCTATTCGTAGATATCCAGATGTCATGGCACACCGCTTATTGCAACATTATTTAGATGGAGGAAAATCGGCAAATGAAGAAGCTTACGAAGATAAATGTAATCATTCAAGTAGCATGGAGAATCTTGCCACTAAAGCAGAACGCGATTCTATAAAATACATGCAAATTAAATTTATGCAAGACCATAAAGATGACGAATTTGTAGGTGTTATTTCTGGTGTCACCGATTGGGGTCTTTATGTTGAAATTATTTCTAATAAATGCGAAGGTATGGTGAGTGTTCGAGATATGAAAGATGATCATTACGCATTCGATCAAGACCAATATGCTATGGTAGGCCGAAACACCAAAGCAATGTATCAACTTGGAGATGAGGTTGTTGTTAAAGTTAAAAACACAGATTTAGTAAAAAAACATCTGGACTTTAATTTAGTTGGTAAAAAAGAAATCGAACAGTAATGTTAATTTCTTTGTAACAATTATTAAAACTATTAAACTAATAATAGAGTATCTCGGGACTAGTTCACCAGATATTCAACAGAAAATATTTTTTTAAATTTATAAGTAAACTTCGGGGTATTAAATCAAAATCCCACTGGATATTGAGATACTGAAACAAGTTCAAGACGAGCAAGTTTAGCACATGAAGCGCGATTAGTTCAATTACCAATTTTGAAGATATTGCTTAGCAACTTTTCAAAATTAAGTTTTCCAGTCAAGCAATAAGCGCGGACTAATAACTAATAAAAATAACTCATGGTTTTAACAACAACAAATTCAATAGAAGGACATACAATACAAGATTATTTAGGTATTGTTACCGGTGTAAATGCTAGCATGCCCAAAGCAACTTTTTCTTTTAATATGAATAAGTACTATCAATCTTATGAAAAAAAAGTTGATGAGTCTAAAGAAGAAGCCTTTCAAAAACTCAAGAAAAATGCTATTAACCTAAAAGCTAACGCTGTTGTTGGGATTAGTATTGATGTGGAAACAAATCCAACTTCAGGTATAATTATAGTATCTATTACAGGAACAGCAGTAAAAATTATTTAATCGAAAAGAATTCTCCGAGGCTTGCCTCGAGGTTTCCGTTGAACCTGCCTGCCGACAGGCAGGATTGTCATTCCCGCAAAAGCTGGAATCTAAATAAGGAATTTTGATTTTTGACCCAAAAGATTAAAACTTTGTGCTCAACTTGATTGGGTATGAAACTAGCTGAATACCTTATATGCTTGCGTTGAGGGTTGTTGTTAGTTTAAATAAATTTTTTATTCAAAAAAAAGGAATAATTATTGATAACTTTACGTTTAAATCAAAAGAACATAAAAAATTCACATATGAAGCTTCCATAACGAAAAGTCAATACCTAAGGGAATGATTATAATGGAAGCTACATGTGACCGATAAAAACAAATAATTATAAACACATGAAACGTCTAGTAGTAGTATTAACAATCTTAGTTTCTACAATAGCTGTAGCACAAAAACCAATAGAAAAATCGATTGGAGAATTTACGAACTTAAAAGTATACGATTTAATGGAAGTTGAGCTCATTAAATCTGATAATGATAGAATCGTTATTTCGGGAAAAAATAATAAGGATGTTCTTGTG from Flavivirga spongiicola encodes:
- the rnr gene encoding ribonuclease R; protein product: MTRKKKRKSKKGISNLTNTILSILKKDRNQSFNYKQIAAKLGVNDASSRNQIIKTLAKLAAKQEIIQVDRGKFKAVINTEYHTGILDLSAKGSGYIICDEFDDDVFIASNNINKALNGDEVEFYVYKRRKRGKLEGEITNIIKRDKSDYVGIIQIHSNYAFVIADSAKMYKDIFVPINKTFKAEDGDKVLVKLEDWPENADSPYGKVIQVLGKPGDHNTEIHSILAEYGLPHEFPHEVEAFANTLDTSITTEEISKRRDMRKDLTFTIDPKDAKDFDDALSFEVLDNGLYEIGIHIADVSHYLQEGTVLDDEAYERATSIYLVDRVVPMLPEVLSNKACSLRPHEEKYTFSAVFQMNDKCEIKNEWFGRTVTYSDARYAYEEAQAIIESKTNEIPKEVSLTGKAYKTDQKLADAILKMDELAKIMRQKRMGSGAISFDKVEVKFNLDQENNPVGVFFKTSQDANKLIEEFMLLANRKVSEFIGKKDPKKTFVYRVHDEPDDSKLANLQGIVSKFGYKLNFKDRKTTSASLNNLLKEVNGKKEQNLVDTLAIRSMSKAEYTTHNIGHYGLAFDYYSHFTSPIRRYPDVMAHRLLQHYLDGGKSANEEAYEDKCNHSSSMENLATKAERDSIKYMQIKFMQDHKDDEFVGVISGVTDWGLYVEIISNKCEGMVSVRDMKDDHYAFDQDQYAMVGRNTKAMYQLGDEVVVKVKNTDLVKKHLDFNLVGKKEIEQ
- a CDS encoding RNA polymerase sigma factor, with translation MNKKPRSVCEEKAYESIFNEHSETLRNFIYYKCGDIEQAEDIVQESFVKLWRNCAKVIFEKAKSYLYTVAKNIFLNEVAHKKVVLQHQVHLASDRTNETPEFLFEEREFMVKLEKAIADLPEKQREVFLLSRIDKKKYSEISDIVGISVKAVEKRMSQALVTLRARIGDI
- a CDS encoding heavy metal-binding domain-containing protein; its protein translation is MVLTTTNSIEGHTIQDYLGIVTGVNASMPKATFSFNMNKYYQSYEKKVDESKEEAFQKLKKNAINLKANAVVGISIDVETNPTSGIIIVSITGTAVKII
- a CDS encoding T9SS type A sorting domain-containing protein, with amino-acid sequence MKKNLFLIFLIPFFSISQTKIGNDIDGKAGGDESGYSISLSSDGSIIAIGSPKNNNSDGNYNSGLVQIYKNVSGTWTQIGRDIEGETNNDESGYSVSLSADGSVVAIGAPNHRGANGSDSGHVSIYKYTSPDLWVLMGNNIDGEMAYDQSGYSVSLSSDDGSIVAIGAPNHRGANGSNSGHVRVYKYESSSDAWTQIGNNIDGEAYGDKSGSCVSLSANGSIVAIGAPNHRGVNGPDSGHVIVYQSTPSGWKKMGNAIDGKAYGDKSGFSISLSADGSVVAIGAPNHRGINGSNSGHVRIYKYISNDWTQIGLDIGGEAHSDESGSSVSLSNDGSVVAIGAIYNNGDNGLTSRSGHVRIYRNISGNWKLQGNDIDGEAYNDKSGSSVSLSNDGSVVAIGAIGNRGDSSLSNSGHTRVYDLSTLLSSDTFVLSQFRLFPNPSKGQTTIKLNKGLTLEKISIYNNFDQFIQSTQKEVIDTSSLSTGVYYVQVVTNKGKATKKLVIK